Genomic segment of bacterium:
AGATTCGGGAGTGCGGGGACAGGTGGTTGACTCCCTCACTGGATTATCCGATCCGCCCGCTTAAGCATCTCGGGGGGGATCGTGACACCGATCTCCCGAGCCGTCTTGAGATTGATGACCAGCTCATAGCGCGTAACCACATCCACGGGCAGGTCGCCTGGCTTGGCCCCCTTGAGGATCTTGTCCATGTACGCTGGTATGCCCCCCACCGCGTCGACGACGCTCGTTCCATAGGCGATCAGACCCCCTGTGTGCACCCAGTCCCTCGGGAAAATCGTGGGTAGCCGGTTCTTGGCCGCCAGTTCGGCGATTCGTTTCTGATGGATCCCGGTTATAGGTACCTCCAGTACCATTAGAGCGTCTGCGCGCTCCCTCCTGAACGCCTCGAAGGCTCCGTCGAGATCCGGAGCGGGCCCTTCCAACCGAAGCCACTGAGGTTGCAGATCGAGCACTCTTGCCGCCACCTCGTATCCCCTCTCGAAGATTTGAGGAACACCTTGATCCCCAAGAATTGCCACACGCGCGAGCCCCGGGATCACCTGCGTTAGGAGTTCGAGCTGCTTCCTGGATTGTTGTGGGTCAAAGCTGGTGATTCCCGTGATGTTTCCGCCGGGTCGCGCTGTGTTTGAGACCATACCAGCTGCAACTGGATCGGCCACGATCCCAAAGACGATGGGGATGCTCGTGATAACCTTCTGAAGGGCCAGGACAGTGACCGCGCCCTGCACACAGATGACATCCGTCTCGAGACCGACCAGTTCAGCGGCAAAGGCGGGGAATCTATCGTATTGTCCTTCGGCAAATCGGGGCTCGATAATGATGTTCTGGCCCTCAACATACCCAAGGTCGCCGAGCCCCCGTCGAAATGCCTGGAAACTGGAACCAGGCTCGGGAGAAGCGCCTGGCGTCGGGGCAGAGACGGGCGACAGAAACCCAACCCGCGGGATCTTGGCAGGCTGCTGCGCCTGGGTGAGCGTCTCGAGATCCATAGAACCCCTCCACATTTTCGGCGTGAGGAAAGTCAACGGCGAAGGTACCAACTGAGCGTATCTCTCTTTTTGGGGGCATCTGTTCAAATTCTATTCTACTCATACGCGGCCTTCCCGGGGCACTGGAGGTCAAGGAGGTCAACATAGTTCAGTGGAGCCACGTAGCCGATCGCTGAGTGCCTCCGGTCGCGGTTGTAATAGTCGATCCTTCGCGCAATCATGCCTGTGAGTTCATCGAGCGTCTGGCAATCCAGCGTCAACGATCGGTTCTCCGTTTTGAACCGGCTGAAGAAGGCTTCCATCTCGGGGTTCCCCCTGGCGCCTCGAAGCGAGTAGGAAACTCGCACTCCATCCCTGAGGAGTCTGGACGTCCACTGGTACCCTATAAACACCGGATCCTGATCGTGATGCACGATCAGCCCCTGCCAACTCGCCGCGCACGTGGCCAGCGTTTGTTTCGCCCGCTCCCAGGCCTGCAAGGCCACCTCCGTGGTCTTTCGATTGCCGACCGCCCAGCCGACGACGACCTTGGTCACGTGGTCGACCAAGATGATCATGTAGCCTTTCTGCTGGCCGCCGGCGTAACTCAGCTCGGTAAAGTCCGCATAACTCACGGCAAATGGCTCGATGTCCGCCTTGTCGCTGATCAGATTCGCATGCCGCCCCGCGCTCGCGATGGCCTGCTGGATCCCGCTCGGCCGAGGATGCCGGGTTCTGCGTAGTAGTGGCAAGCCCCACAAGCGCTGCAGCCGCTGGACCACCTTGTGGTTGATGTCGCGTCCCCAGGTCGCCCGAAGCTCGACGGTCACGCGGCGATAGCCGTACTCGGGATGGATTCTAGCGATGGCCTCCAGGGGGCAGCGCAGATGCCGGTACTTCTCCGCATAGGTCCGCCGCCGGCGTTGGTAATAATACCAGGTCGCTCGGGGCAACCCCACAGCCTCCAAGATCGGACGCAGCCCGTACGCCGGTACCGCCGTCCGGGCCAGCGTGACCTTCTGCGTGATACTCATGGTGTGCGGCGCAAGAAGTTTTTTAAAAGGGCGATCTCCACTTCTTTCTTGCCGAGCAGCTGCTCCAGCTCGGCAATCCGGCGCTCATAGTCCTCCTTGGCACGGTCTCCAGCAAAGATCTCCGCGCCCCGCTCCAGGAAGGTCTTCTTCCACAACCCCACGGAAATGGGGTGAACGCCATA
This window contains:
- a CDS encoding ABC transporter substrate-binding protein; the protein is MDLETLTQAQQPAKIPRVGFLSPVSAPTPGASPEPGSSFQAFRRGLGDLGYVEGQNIIIEPRFAEGQYDRFPAFAAELVGLETDVICVQGAVTVLALQKVITSIPIVFGIVADPVAAGMVSNTARPGGNITGITSFDPQQSRKQLELLTQVIPGLARVAILGDQGVPQIFERGYEVAARVLDLQPQWLRLEGPAPDLDGAFEAFRRERADALMVLEVPITGIHQKRIAELAAKNRLPTIFPRDWVHTGGLIAYGTSVVDAVGGIPAYMDKILKGAKPGDLPVDVVTRYELVINLKTAREIGVTIPPEMLKRADRIIQ
- a CDS encoding DDE-type integrase/transposase/recombinase: MSITQKVTLARTAVPAYGLRPILEAVGLPRATWYYYQRRRRTYAEKYRHLRCPLEAIARIHPEYGYRRVTVELRATWGRDINHKVVQRLQRLWGLPLLRRTRHPRPSGIQQAIASAGRHANLISDKADIEPFAVSYADFTELSYAGGQQKGYMIILVDHVTKVVVGWAVGNRKTTEVALQAWERAKQTLATCAASWQGLIVHHDQDPVFIGYQWTSRLLRDGVRVSYSLRGARGNPEMEAFFSRFKTENRSLTLDCQTLDELTGMIARRIDYYNRDRRHSAIGYVAPLNYVDLLDLQCPGKAAYE
- a CDS encoding transposase, coding for MGKAKRQVSPQVKFQVVLEALAEDKTLGQIAKAYGVHPISVGLWKKTFLERGAEIFAGDRAKEDYERRIAELEQLLGKKEVEIALLKNFLRRTP